A genomic stretch from Chloroflexota bacterium includes:
- a CDS encoding NADH-quinone oxidoreductase subunit M — protein MAFAFVPRSVSGALASADDAPAAPPEGHVRATERRLQAAATAVAAVPLVLLVVAWLRFQGTGAFELVEAVAWIPTLGVGYRVGVDGLSLPLAAMTALIFVVSIAYPVDLRGRPLPYFALMLFLEGVSLGLFLALDLFLFFVFWDVSLVGMYFLIGAWGHGDAQRSALKFFIYTFAGSLPLLLAILGLYLAADPRTFDLADLGRQQPLAGGGLYATLVFLGFFIGFAVKTPLVPFHTWLPPAHVDAPAPASAVLAGVLLKMGTYGFVRVMLTLMPDTFARFAFPLALLAVVAIVYGALVALAQSNLKRLIAYTSVNHMGYVILGVAAAGAGFGSAEARAIALVGATTEMVAHGLITGALFLISGSMLLRGGTYELDAYGGLAARARFLTGLTVVAAFASLGLPGLAGFVAEFQVFAGTLSVYPWLAGVSLLGIVVTAALFLRMLQKLFLGPLPERWKAFPDLGPAEIGALGALLVLVIAIGVAPAWLLNMIDSFAGPLVGRP, from the coding sequence ATGGCGTTCGCCTTCGTACCGAGGAGTGTGTCGGGCGCTCTCGCCAGCGCGGACGACGCGCCCGCGGCGCCGCCCGAGGGGCACGTCCGCGCCACCGAGCGGCGGCTCCAGGCGGCGGCGACGGCCGTCGCCGCCGTGCCGCTGGTCCTGCTGGTCGTGGCCTGGCTGCGGTTCCAGGGCACCGGGGCGTTCGAGCTGGTGGAGGCCGTCGCGTGGATCCCCACGCTCGGCGTCGGCTACCGCGTCGGGGTTGATGGGCTGTCGCTGCCGCTGGCCGCGATGACCGCGCTGATCTTCGTCGTCTCGATTGCCTACCCGGTCGACCTGCGCGGACGGCCCCTCCCGTACTTCGCCCTGATGCTCTTCCTCGAGGGCGTCTCGCTGGGGCTCTTCCTGGCGCTGGACCTGTTCCTCTTCTTCGTCTTCTGGGACGTCTCGCTGGTCGGGATGTACTTCCTGATCGGCGCCTGGGGGCACGGCGACGCACAGCGCTCGGCGCTGAAGTTCTTCATTTACACGTTCGCCGGCTCGCTGCCGCTGCTGCTGGCGATCCTCGGCCTGTATCTCGCCGCCGACCCGCGCACCTTTGACCTGGCCGACCTCGGTCGCCAGCAGCCCCTGGCCGGCGGCGGGCTCTACGCGACGCTGGTGTTCCTCGGCTTCTTCATCGGGTTCGCCGTCAAGACGCCGCTGGTGCCGTTCCACACCTGGCTGCCGCCCGCCCACGTCGACGCTCCCGCCCCGGCCTCGGCGGTCCTGGCCGGTGTGCTGCTGAAGATGGGCACCTATGGCTTCGTGCGGGTCATGCTGACGCTCATGCCCGATACGTTCGCCCGCTTCGCGTTCCCCCTCGCCCTGCTCGCCGTCGTCGCGATCGTCTACGGCGCGCTGGTCGCGCTGGCCCAGTCGAACCTGAAGCGGCTGATCGCCTACACCAGCGTCAACCACATGGGCTACGTCATCCTCGGGGTCGCGGCGGCCGGCGCGGGGTTCGGGTCGGCCGAGGCACGGGCGATCGCGCTCGTCGGCGCGACGACCGAGATGGTCGCCCACGGGCTGATCACCGGCGCCCTGTTCTTGATCAGCGGCTCGATGCTGCTGCGCGGCGGGACCTACGAGCTGGACGCCTACGGCGGGCTGGCGGCGCGTGCCCGGTTCCTGACCGGCCTGACGGTCGTCGCCGCCTTCGCCAGCCTGGGGCTGCCGGGCCTGGCCGGTTTCGTGGCCGAGTTCCAGGTATTCGCCGGCACCCTCTCGGTCTACCCCTGGCTCGCCGGCGTGAGCCTGCTCGGCATCGTCGTCACCGCCGCGCTCTTCCTGCGGATGCTTCAGAAGCTGTTCCTCGGCCCGCTGCCCGAGCGCTGGAAGGCGTTCCCCGATCTCGGCCCGGCCGAGATCGGCGCGCTCGGCGCCTTGCTGGTGCTCGTGATCGCCATTGGTGTCGCCCCGGCCTGGCTGCTCAACATGATCGACTCCTTCGCCGGGCCGCTGGTGGGACGCCCATGA